A stretch of the Musa acuminata AAA Group cultivar baxijiao chromosome BXJ2-7, Cavendish_Baxijiao_AAA, whole genome shotgun sequence genome encodes the following:
- the LOC135616468 gene encoding WAT1-related protein At4g08300-like isoform X2: protein MAFMGKRGPLLGMIYVQVAYAAMFLITRLAFTRGMSHYGFVLYRQIIAAVAICPIACFLDREIGRLTVRWKNAGQIFLLALMGISISQNFYYAGLAYTSSTLVSTMNNLQPAITFLLAYLLRLEEVSIKNRTGQAKILGTFLCVGGAMVMTLFKDHNGGQGLQAQMDPIFSPHVRRLHGLGGGTSFVLGALFTIVGTTAWSAFLLYQGIFCAGFGVFAMMWCVKETGPVYVTAFSPVSTVMVAILEPLLLHVQLTWSSLIAMVMVIGGLFLFLWGKAQDSSKTGESFAATHGVGEWDRNETSVYEEPSNQEPLLA, encoded by the exons ATGGCGTTCATGGGAAAGCGCGGCCCTCTGCTCGGCATGATCTACGTGCAAGTGGCCTACGCCGCCATGTTTCTCATCACCCGCCTCGCCTTCACCCGCGGCATGAGCCACTACGGCTTCGTATTGTATCGCCAGATCATTGCGGCAGTGGCGATCTGCCCCATCGCTTGCTTCCTTGACAG GGAGATTGGGAGGCTTACAGTTAGATGGAAGAACGCGGGACAGATCTTTCTCTTGGCATTGATGGG GATAAGCATAAGTCAGAACTTCTACTATGCTGGTCTGGCTTACACTTCCTCCACCCTCGTCAGCACCATGAACAATCTCCAACCCGCGATTACTTTTTTGCTGGCGTATCTCCTCAG ACTGGAGGAAGTGAGCATAAAGAACAGGACGGGACAGGCTAAGATTCTCGGCACGTTTCTGTGCGTGGGAGGTGCCATGGTGATGACCTTGTTCAAGGATCATAACGGAGGCCAGGGGCTACAAGCGCAGATGGATCCAATTTTCTCACCTCACGTCCGACGACTCCATGGCctcggcggtggcacctccttcgTCCTCGGGGCCTTGTTCACAATCGTGGGAACTACGGCGTGGTCAGCTTTCCTACTCTACCAg GGAATATTCTGTGCAGGGTTTGGGGTGTTCGCCATGATGTGGTGTGTGAAGGAAACGGGCCCAGTTTACGTTACCGCTTTCAGTCCCGTGTCGACGGTCATGGTGGCCATACTGGAGCCATTGCTGCTTCATGTGCAACTCACTTGGAGCAG CTTGATAGCCATGGTCATGGTCATCGGAGGCCTCTTCTTGTTTCTGTGGGGCAAAGCTCAAGATAGCAGCAAAACTGGGGAGTCTTTTGCTGCAACTCACGGAGTGGGAGAGTGGGACAGAAATGAAACGAGCGTCTACGAAGAACCAAGCAACCAGGAACCGCTGTTAGCCTAA
- the LOC135616468 gene encoding WAT1-related protein At5g07050-like isoform X1 produces MAFMGKRGPLLGMIYVQVAYAAMFLITRLAFTRGMSHYGFVLYRQIIAAVAICPIACFLDREIGRLTVRWKNAGQIFLLALMGISISQNFYYAGLAYTSSTLVSTMNNLQPAITFLLAYLLRLEEVSIKNRTGQAKILGTFLCVGGAMVMTLFKDHNGGQGLQAQMDPIFSPHVRRLHGLGGGTSFVLGALFTIVGTTAWSAFLLYQACVVAQYPSQLTLSGLVNLVGGLQCAVISLIFEKPAALKLGWDLQLLAIAYSGIFCAGFGVFAMMWCVKETGPVYVTAFSPVSTVMVAILEPLLLHVQLTWSSLIAMVMVIGGLFLFLWGKAQDSSKTGESFAATHGVGEWDRNETSVYEEPSNQEPLLA; encoded by the exons ATGGCGTTCATGGGAAAGCGCGGCCCTCTGCTCGGCATGATCTACGTGCAAGTGGCCTACGCCGCCATGTTTCTCATCACCCGCCTCGCCTTCACCCGCGGCATGAGCCACTACGGCTTCGTATTGTATCGCCAGATCATTGCGGCAGTGGCGATCTGCCCCATCGCTTGCTTCCTTGACAG GGAGATTGGGAGGCTTACAGTTAGATGGAAGAACGCGGGACAGATCTTTCTCTTGGCATTGATGGG GATAAGCATAAGTCAGAACTTCTACTATGCTGGTCTGGCTTACACTTCCTCCACCCTCGTCAGCACCATGAACAATCTCCAACCCGCGATTACTTTTTTGCTGGCGTATCTCCTCAG ACTGGAGGAAGTGAGCATAAAGAACAGGACGGGACAGGCTAAGATTCTCGGCACGTTTCTGTGCGTGGGAGGTGCCATGGTGATGACCTTGTTCAAGGATCATAACGGAGGCCAGGGGCTACAAGCGCAGATGGATCCAATTTTCTCACCTCACGTCCGACGACTCCATGGCctcggcggtggcacctccttcgTCCTCGGGGCCTTGTTCACAATCGTGGGAACTACGGCGTGGTCAGCTTTCCTACTCTACCAg GCATGTGTCGTGGCCCAATACCCTTCTCAGCTCACCCTTTCGGGGCTTGTCAACTTGGTGGGCGGCCTCCAATGCGCTGTTATCTCACTCATTTTTGAAAAGCCTGCAGCTCTGAAGCTCGGGTGGGACTTGCAGCTACTGGCCATAGCTTACagt GGAATATTCTGTGCAGGGTTTGGGGTGTTCGCCATGATGTGGTGTGTGAAGGAAACGGGCCCAGTTTACGTTACCGCTTTCAGTCCCGTGTCGACGGTCATGGTGGCCATACTGGAGCCATTGCTGCTTCATGTGCAACTCACTTGGAGCAG CTTGATAGCCATGGTCATGGTCATCGGAGGCCTCTTCTTGTTTCTGTGGGGCAAAGCTCAAGATAGCAGCAAAACTGGGGAGTCTTTTGCTGCAACTCACGGAGTGGGAGAGTGGGACAGAAATGAAACGAGCGTCTACGAAGAACCAAGCAACCAGGAACCGCTGTTAGCCTAA
- the LOC135616111 gene encoding transcriptional regulator STERILE APETALA-like produces MSRSPQERRERDSEGEGEEEAVASVRHAVGLGRGTGGPSSSRPRLSAEAVWPEHFVEAVAARVAIDAARNGGRLAAAPAIVAVFQVCATWRAVSRSELLWKDLAGRIWSRQRSSLPSWRDEFVRLHRTAANFRVRRSAYSRLLPPSAALSCRRLTLSDRHLAAGYRDGSVRLFDLPAGRPVATYRADPHRDRLGRFSQAVSGVVFLAEPDERLAFASQDGDIHVVSLDVSGTVRRAHAGNLVEDGTLVDFTGDDRRWVGLFAGVPGRSWHVWDAATEQLVYVGGTLTDPDAVLGWHMLTDLSGPVVGRVRVAEPGVAVGCTTSSMEVVDLDDTMTTLNRLDLQHGAAVDSVDACEGRVMVVDARGLSKVHDVLTLQEICRFSTLRRAEEQQQQQRAVGVVGCMNWGYALVFAARGFRVWDATTGEYLYSFRETIGEATAVAASDRYVVAWADDTGLHLWDFGAM; encoded by the exons ATGTCGAGGTCACCGCAGGAACGTCGCGAACGCGACAGCGAGGGAGAGGGGGAAGAGGAGGCCGTCGCCTCCGTAAGACACGCCGTGGGCCTCGGCCGCGGCACCGGTGGTCCCTCGTCGTCGCGGCCGAGGTTGTCCGCGGAGGCGGTCTGGCCGGAGCACTTCGTCGAGGCTGTCGCTGCGCGGGTCGCCATCGACGCCGCGCGCAACGGCGGGCGGCTCGCTGCCGCTCCTGCCATCGTCGCCGTGTTCCAG GTGTGCGCCACGTGGAGGGCTGTTTCCCGTTCTGAGCTCCTGTGGAAGGACCTGGCCGGCCGCATCTGGTCCCGTCAACGTTCCTCGCTCCCGTCGTGGCGCGATGAGTTCGTCCGCCTCCACCGCACTGCCGCCAACTTCCGGGTTCGCCGCTCTGCTTACTCTCGTCTGCTGCCTCCCTCCGCTGCGCTCTCTTGCCGCCGTCTTACCCTGTCGGACCGCCACCTCGCCGCTGGCTACCGCGACGGCTCGGTCCGCTTATTTGATCTCCCCGCCGGTCGGCCGGTCGCCACTTATCGGGCCGATCCGCACCGCGACCGACTCGGACGCTTCTCTCAGGCTGTCTCGGGCGTCGTCTTTCTCGCTGAGCCCGATGAACGCCTTGCGTTCGCTTCCCAGGACGGAGATATCCACGTGGTGAGCCTCGACGTGTCCGGAACCGTCCGGCGGGCTCACGCCGGCAACCTCGTGGAGGACGGAACGCTGGTCGACTTCACCGGAGACGATCGCCGGTGGGTGGGCTTGTTCGCGGGGGTTCCCGGCCGGTCATGGCACGTCTGGGACGCCGCCACGGAGCAGCTGGTTTATGTTGGTGGAACCTTGACGGATCCCGACGCCGTATTGGGTTGGCACATGCTCACCGACTTGTCCGGGCCGGTGGTCGGCCGCGTGAGGGTTGCCGAGCCAGGAGTTGCGGTAGGGTGCACTACTTCGAGCATGGAGGTGGTAGACCTTGATGATACCATGACGACGCTAAACCGGCTCGATCTCCAACACGGAGCCGCCGTGGACTCGGTGGACGCGTGCGAGGGCCGGGTGATGGTGGTGGACGCGCGAGGTCTGTCGAAGGTGCACGACGTGCTGACGCTGCAGGAGATTTGCAGGTTTAGCACGTTGAGGAGGgcggaggagcagcagcagcagcagagagcCGTGGGCGTGGTAGGGTGCATGAACTGGGGTTACGCGTTGGTGTTCGCTGCTCGCGGGTTTCGGGTGTGGGACGCGACGACAGGTGAGTACTTGTACAGCTTTAGAGAGACGATAGGCGAGGCCACCGCCGTGGCCGCCAGTGACCGATACGTCGTTGCTTGGGCAGACGACACGGGATTGCACCTGTGGGATTTTGGAGCCATGTAA